In the genome of Noviherbaspirillum saxi, the window GCGACGCGCTGGCGCGACAAGCTGCGCATCTGGTTTGCGCGCCCGGGCTGGCGGCCGGACGACGTGACACGCAAATGGCCATCTGTTCCTTTTGATATCACGCGGCCGATGTACGATCCGGCGGCCAGCCGCGCGCTGATGCTCTATTGCGCGCTACAGTTCCTGATCGTGTTGCAGGTAACGACCCACTTCCTGCTTGAGTACGCTACCATGTCATTCACCGAACGCGCCGGCTATGCGCTCTGGCTGGGAGGCGGATTATGGATAGTCGGCGGCCTGCTGGAAGGGCGCGCAAGCCATGTCGCACTTGAGGCGATCCGGCTGATTGCCACTGTAGCGGCGGTGCTGCTGTCAGGGTCATGGTTCGGTGACATCCAGCTGCCGACATGGGCGCAGCTGGCATTGGCTGGATTCGCGGCAGCCTCGCTGCTTGCGCTCTGGCTTGCATTCAAACGATCGCTGTCTGTGCATGGATATTTTTCACATCAGTAGTAACAACGTCAATCAGCTTACCGATGCATCCGTCGAATTGCCTCAACAAGGGTTTCTCTGGATCGATGCCACCCATGAAGAGGTGAGCGCCGATACGCACGCCTGGCGCGACACGGTGCAACGCCATACCGGTGTGCATATTTATGACCCGCATCTGGCGGATGCAACCAATCTCAGCCATCCTTCGTATTTTGATTCGACGCATGATTATGCGATGGTCGTATTTCGCAAACTGGCGCTCGATGGCAGCAATGCCGCCCTTGCTACGGAAGAACAAGCTTCGGTCAAGCGCAAGATTCCTCCCGCGCTGACCAAGCTGGTCACCAGGCCAGTCACGTTCATGCTGCTGGACCGTGCGCTGATCACCGTGCACGCACCGAACAGCCGCACCATTGATGCAACGCGCGCGCGCATGCTGGAACAGCGCAGCCGGTCTAACGGAAATACGCATGCGGGCCGCCTGCCCGCCTCGCCGGAAGAACTGATGCTGCGCTTGCTCAACGCGATGGTGGACCAGTACCTTGCGCTGCGCCAGCCGCTTACCGGGCAAATCGATCGCTGGCAGCGCGCGCTGCTGAATCCACGCAGCGCGTTCAATGACTGGACCGCATTGCTCGACGCGCGCATCGAGTTGCGCAAGCTCGATCATCTGTGCGAAGGCCAGCGCGATGCGATGCAGGAATTGCGCGATTATCTGGTCGACGGCGACCATCCCGGCGATAACAGCCGTGGAAGAGATTTGCTGCTGGTACGTCTGAACGATGTGATGGAACACATCACCCGGGTTCTGAATCACGCGCAGAGACTGGAATCCACGATTGAATCGGCGGTACAAATTCATTTTTCGGCGATGGCGCATCGCACCAGCGAAATCATGCGGACCCTAACGGTGATCACCGCGCTGTTCATGCCGTTGACGCTGATTACCGGCATCTTTGGCATGAACTTTACCGAGATGCCGCTGTTGCAGGATCGGTTCGGTTTCTGGACGACCGTCGGCATGATGGCGGTTGTCGTGGTCGTGCTGCTGTTCCTGTTCAGGCGAAAACGCTATCTGGACGATAAGGCATGGGAAGAGGATCGTTAGATTTGGTTGGAAGTTAGACCGAATGAAAAAAGCGCTCATGACGAGCGCTTTTTTCATTTCTGGATTGTCTGCATTTCACTTGTTTGGTTGCGGTGTCAGTCGCAGATACGGTTTCGGCGCGGTATAGCCTTTCGGATATTTTTGCTTGATCAGCGCTTCATCCTGCACGGTCAGCGGGATGATCACATCGTCGCCATCGCGCCAGTTGCCCGGTGTCGCGACGGTATAGCCGTCGGTCAGCTGCAATGCATCGATGACGCGCAGCACTTCGTCGAAGTTGCGCCCGGTGCTCATCGGGTAGGTAATGATCAACCGTACTTTCCTTTTCGGGTCGATCACGAACAAGGACCGCACGGTGGCACTTTCGGACTGATTCGGGTGAATCATGTCGTACTGCAGTGCGACTTTCTTGTCCGCATCAGCAACAATCGGAAAGCCAACCACGGTTGTCTGGGTCTCTTCAATATCCTTGATCCACTCAACATGCTTATCAGCCGGGTCGACCGAAAGGGCAATTGCCTTGACGTTGCGCTTGTCGAATTCCGGCTTCAGCTTTGCGGTCAAGCCGAGTTCGGTGGTGCATACCGGCGTAAAGTCTGCTGGATGGGAAAACAGGACAACCCAGGAATCGTCGGCCCAATCATGGAATTTGATCTTGCCGATCGAGGAATCCTGTTCAAAATCAGGCGCGGTATCACCAAGACGCAATGTCATTTCACTCCCCTGGAAAATTATCGAACGGATAATATAGTGCGTTGTCGCAGCCGTCTCAAGGACAGAGTTGTCAGCTTCTTATATTGATTGCCATATATTGATTGCCATTTAACCAGCCTGCCGGATGCTCAAAAGCTTGTTGCCAGCGTCAATGAATTCACAAATTTATCCGCATTCTGGTAACCGATTACCCGGCCTCCCGGAATCTCCTTGCCGCTCTTGTCAAAGAAAATAATGCCTGGCGGCCCGAACAGCCGGAAGCGTTTGAGCAAGGCCTTGTCGTCGGCATTGTTCGCGGTGACATCCGCCTGCAGCAGAATCATGTCCTTGAATTGCGCCTGGACGCGTGGATCGGTGAAAGTCAGCTTTTCCATTTCCTTGCACGACACACACCAGTCCGCGTAGAAATCCAGCATCACCGTTTTGCCTGCAGCCCTGGCGATGGCGGCGTCGAGCTCTGCGGCCGAACGGACCCGGACAAACTGCGTCTGATGTGGGGTGCCCGTCAGATGTGCCAACGGAGCAAGGGCATCGCGCCCGCCTGTGGCTACCCCGACGAGCTGCATCAGACCGAATAGCGCAAACAGCGACGCAAATACCTTTGCCACCCAGCCATGCCGTTTGGCGCGCAACAGGTAAGCGCCGTAGCCGATGCCGAGAATTGCCCAGCCGAGCATCGGTACCCAGGCTGGAATCACCGGCGCAACAATCCATAGTGCCAGCGCAAGCATGAGTACGCCAAAGAAAAACTTTACCGATTGCATCCATGCTCCGGCACGCGGCAGCAAGGTACCCGCCGACAGGCCGACCAATAGCAAAGGAACGCTCATGCCAACTGCCATCGCGAATAAGGCAGCGCCGCCGACCACTACGTTGCCGGTCTGGCTGATGTACAGCAAGGCACCGGCCAGCGGTGCGGCGACGCAAGGGCCCACGATCAACGCCGAAATCGCGCCCATGACGAATACGCCGAACATCCGGCCGCCAGACTGCCGGCCCGATGCGGAAGCAAGCCTGGCCTGGATTGCCGCCGGCACTTGCAGTTGATAGACACCGAACATCGAAAGCGAAAGCAGCATCATCAACAGCGCGAATCCACCCAGCACCCAGGGATTTTGCAAGGTCGCCGACAAACCTTCACCGGCCAGTCCCGCGGCCACGCCTAGCGCCGTATAGACCAAAGCCATGCCGAGCGAATAAGCGCCCGATAAGGCGAGGCCACGCCGGCGGCTGGTCGGGGTGCCGTCACCGACAATGATCGACGACAGGATGGGCACCATGGGCAAAACGCAGGGCGTGAAGGACAGGCCTATCCCGAGCAGCAGAAACAGAGGCAGGATGAGTCCGAATTGTCCGCTTTGCAAAGATGCTTCGATGCGTCCCATTTCCGAATCAGGG includes:
- a CDS encoding magnesium transporter CorA family protein, with amino-acid sequence MDIFHISSNNVNQLTDASVELPQQGFLWIDATHEEVSADTHAWRDTVQRHTGVHIYDPHLADATNLSHPSYFDSTHDYAMVVFRKLALDGSNAALATEEQASVKRKIPPALTKLVTRPVTFMLLDRALITVHAPNSRTIDATRARMLEQRSRSNGNTHAGRLPASPEELMLRLLNAMVDQYLALRQPLTGQIDRWQRALLNPRSAFNDWTALLDARIELRKLDHLCEGQRDAMQELRDYLVDGDHPGDNSRGRDLLLVRLNDVMEHITRVLNHAQRLESTIESAVQIHFSAMAHRTSEIMRTLTVITALFMPLTLITGIFGMNFTEMPLLQDRFGFWTTVGMMAVVVVVLLFLFRRKRYLDDKAWEEDR
- a CDS encoding peroxiredoxin, which translates into the protein MTLRLGDTAPDFEQDSSIGKIKFHDWADDSWVVLFSHPADFTPVCTTELGLTAKLKPEFDKRNVKAIALSVDPADKHVEWIKDIEETQTTVVGFPIVADADKKVALQYDMIHPNQSESATVRSLFVIDPKRKVRLIITYPMSTGRNFDEVLRVIDALQLTDGYTVATPGNWRDGDDVIIPLTVQDEALIKQKYPKGYTAPKPYLRLTPQPNK
- the dsbD gene encoding protein-disulfide reductase DsbD, translated to MFKFFCQFTVSSAVRTLAVMLFVAFAVLPGRQAWAGEDFLEPEKAFKFTARMLDSKTAEVTFKIADGYYMYRERFAFHADGATLGEPVLPQGKIKFDDTFQKDVETYRQALAITLPIEAAGSFTLKVTSQGCADQGLCYAPMESTMRLSPTGGGLLEAMTGSRETEGFSSGANAMPARAATIPDSEMGRIEASLQSGQFGLILPLFLLLGIGLSFTPCVLPMVPILSSIIVGDGTPTSRRRGLALSGAYSLGMALVYTALGVAAGLAGEGLSATLQNPWVLGGFALLMMLLSLSMFGVYQLQVPAAIQARLASASGRQSGGRMFGVFVMGAISALIVGPCVAAPLAGALLYISQTGNVVVGGAALFAMAVGMSVPLLLVGLSAGTLLPRAGAWMQSVKFFFGVLMLALALWIVAPVIPAWVPMLGWAILGIGYGAYLLRAKRHGWVAKVFASLFALFGLMQLVGVATGGRDALAPLAHLTGTPHQTQFVRVRSAAELDAAIARAAGKTVMLDFYADWCVSCKEMEKLTFTDPRVQAQFKDMILLQADVTANNADDKALLKRFRLFGPPGIIFFDKSGKEIPGGRVIGYQNADKFVNSLTLATSF